A stretch of Mobula birostris isolate sMobBir1 chromosome 2, sMobBir1.hap1, whole genome shotgun sequence DNA encodes these proteins:
- the LOC140191020 gene encoding histone H3.3A: MARTKQTARKSTGGKAPRKQLATKAARKSAPSTGGVKKPHRYRPGTVALREIRRYQKSTELLIRKLPFQRLVREIAQDFKTDLRFQSAAIGALQEASEAYLVGLFEDTNLCAIHAKRVTIMPKDIQLARRIRGERA; encoded by the exons atggctcgTACCAAGCAAACTGCTCGCAAATCCACTGGCGGTAAAGCTCCAAGGAAGCAGTTGGCAACCAAAGCAGCACGAAAAAGTGCCCCATCCACTGGTGGTGTGAAGAAACCTCACCGTTACCG CCCAGGTACTGTGGCTCTCCGAGAAATCAGACGTTATCAGAAGTCGACTGAACTTCTGATTCGCAAACTTCCATTCCAGCGTCTCGTTCGTGAAATTGCTCAGGACTTCAAGACTGACTTGCGCTTCCAAAGTGCAGCCATTGGTGCTTTACAG GAAGCAAGTGAAGCTTATCTGGTGGGACTGTTTGAAGACACCAACCTCTGCGCTATACATGCCAAGCGCGTGACAATCATGCCAAAGGATATACAGCTTGCTCGTCGCATCCGTGGGGAGCGTGCTTAA